The region CATAACGCCGTGGTGCAGAAGCGTCTGATTGTATAGCTGTATATTGGTAGTAATACGCTTGGAGTAATCGCTGTCCGCGCCCTGCGCCAGCGTCCAGCCGTCAACGTTGTAGGCGATCTCGACGCGATCGCCGACTTGAGCTTTGACAATCTGATCGTTGCCGTAGTAGGTTCCGTCCTCGCCGAAAGGTTTTTGTTTGACGTTGGTTCCGGAGAACAAAAAAACGCCGTTAATAGAGGTGTTCGCCGTGTCGCGGATACTGAACATCAGCGCCTCTAGATCGCTTGCCAGCGCCGCGTAGCTTGTGGTCGAATGCACGTCGTTTGCCGCCTGCACAAGTTTTACTTTGAAGGCTTCCAGCGACTTTTTCATGCTTGCGATCGCCACGTCGGAGTTGTCCGAGTGAGTTTTCGCTTTTTGCGCGTTGTCGGAGATTTGAGCCAACTCGTTTTGTTCGTTGATCAAACGCAGCGCGTCTTGATATATGGTTGTTTCTTCGTATCCAAACTTGATCTTTAATCCGCTAGTCATCTGATTATTGACGCTCAAAAGACCGCTCAAGCTCCTCTGCTGATTGAGAATAAAGTTACTATAGATATAAGAGCTGCTTACGCGCATAAAAACTCCTTTGGCGTTTCAAGCAATTTCAATTCCTAGACGAGATCGGCAAAAAATGGCGGCGTTTTAATTGGAGACGATCGCGCGGGCGCTAGTAAGACTACGCGGCTTCTGGCGATCGCAAAGAAATGCTATGATTGCGCGTTCAACCAAAACTATCGCAAAGGAATGGCGAATGAATGCAAAAGTTATTGTCGCGGCGCTAACCGCCGTATGCGCTCCTCTTATGGCGGCAGACGGCGTAGCGTCGGCTTCCACGCTCGACGAAGCGTTTTTGAAAGGAAAGCATGGCGGCGCGCTCTCGGCGATCGCGACGTTTGGCAGCGAAGACGATTCGTATATATACGGACACGCCGATCTCTACTTTAACACGGCGAGCTTTCGCAATATACGCGCCAATATAGGTCTAAGCGGAATTGGTATCTGGTGGAAAGACGACGCGGTTGGAGATATTAAGGACAAATCCTCTCTGCATACGGCGAATATCGGGTATTTTGCCGATCAATTTACGATAGCGGCGGGTCGTCAAGAGTTTGATCTGGTATTAGCCCCCCACCACTATCAAGCCGCTTACGGCGAGCTAAAGATATCCCCTCAAGCAAAGATTCTCGCCGCCTATATCAAATCGATAGCGCTACCCAAATACGACGCGGGTCGTTTTTTTAGCGATTACGCGGAACTGAACGAAGACGGCGTATTCGCGCTTGACGCCGTTCTTAAAGCGGGCGATATTAGCGTTAATCCCTACGTCTATTTTCTGCCAGACGTAGCTTTTTGGGCTGGCGGCAAGTTTGAGTTTAATCAGTTGAAAACCGCTAGCGGTTTTGCCCTAACGGGACATCTGGCGTTAAGCTCGGAGGATAGCGACAGCGCCGAGAAAGACGGCTTTTTCTTGGAGTTGCAAGGCGACGTAAAACTTAACGCCGATCTCGGCTTTTTCGGCGGTTTCGCTTTAGCCGGTTCGGACGGACTAGGTTCGATAGGCGCTTCCGGTAAGGAGTGGCACAGAACGGGCGCGAACGAACGGGCGAATAGAATAAATCCGTTTTGGGACGGCGGTTGTCAAATATTCTCGCAAGAAGCTCTTACGCTTTACGCGGGCGCGGAGTTCGAGCGCGATAGGCTGTGGGCTGGCGCTATGCTTGGCGTTACCGACGCGGATAGCGAAACCTACTCGGAAATTAACCTGCGCGGCGAATTTGCCATAACCAGATCGTTTAAGGCGGAAGCGGCGCTTATTACCGGCAAGTTTGGCGACGACGCGCCAACCGCCGAAAACCCGCTTTCTCAAACAAAGATCGCGGGCGGGGTTAGATATATCTTTTAGTTTGCCGCCGCCTCGTTTTGAGGCGGCGCGATCGCGTTAATTGATGAGATATATTGTTCAGTTTATTATCCTAAGCTCGATCGCGCTTGCCTGTAGCGGCGATTGCGTTAGCTGCCACGCGACGCTAAACGACAAGACGGGTAGAGACGACGATCATAAGGTTTTGCTTAAATGCGTCGATTGCCATCTGGAGATCGCTTCGCCAAACGCCGAGTGCGGCGGCAACTGCTTTGTCTGCCATTCGCAAAACTCGATAGACGTAAGCGTTTCCGAGCATAAGACGCTTGGCGATTGCAAAAGCTGTCATATTTCCGCTTCTAGCGCCGATATTTCGAGCAAGTTTTTTAATTTTAACCCGAACGAAACGCTTGAGGACAAGCTAGATCGCGCCGCGAAGCCGCCTAAATAAAGGATCGTTATGCAAGCCAAAGTTAGCGCCGTTAAAACGCTGTTAGACGCGCTCCCCTATATTCGCAAGTTTTACGGCGAGATAATCGTAATCAAATACGGCGGAGCTGCGCAGATCGATCCCGCGCTAAAAGACAAGTTCGCGCAGGATATAGCTCTGCTTAGTCTGGTGGGAATGAAACCTGTCGTAGTGCATGGCGGCGGCAAATCGATCACGCAACTTAGCGAGCGTCTGGGGGTGAAAGCGGAGTTTAGAAACGGGCTTAGGGTAACCGATCGCGACGCGCTTCGCGTGGCGCAGATGGCGCTGATCGGCGAGATTAACACGGAGATCGTGAGCCTGCTAAACGATCACGGCGCGAAGGCGATCGGCGTAAACGGCAAAGACGGCGGCTTCGTTAAAGCCGTAGCGATCGAAGCGCTGGGATTTACTGGCGAGGTGCGCGAGGTAAATCCCGATCTACCGTTAAAACTTATCAACGATCGCTTTGTGCCGGTCATAGCGCCAATCGCGAGCGCGAGCGAGGCGGCTCATCCGGGCTTTAATATCAACGCCGATACGATGGCAAGCGCGATCGCCGGAGCGATCAGAGCAAAAAAGGTCGTCTTTATGACCGATACGGCGGGCGTTTTAGATAAGGATAAAAACCTGCTTCGCTCGCTAAACCGCGCCGATATAGAGCGGCTAAAAGCCGACGGCGCTATTGTCGGCGGCATGGTTCCTAAGGTCGATTCGGCTTTGGAGGCGCTTAAATACGGCGTGGATAAGGCGCATATCCTAGACGGGCGCGTCGAACACGCGTTGCTACTGGAGATATTCACCTCCGAAGGGGTTAGCACGGAGATTACGCGATGAGCGAGACAAAAGAACGAGCGATGATTCTGGCGATGACGACGGTTGGCGGCGACGAGGAGGCGCAAAAACTCGCGTCGGAACTTGTGTCGCGTCGCCTTGCGGCGTGCGCGTCGATCGCGCCTAATATATCGAGCGTCTATTGGTGGAAAGGCGCGATCGAAACTAGCGGCGAGCGGCTTGTGACGATTAAAACAACCAGAGAGAAAATCGCCGCGATCGAGGAGTTTTTTAAGCGCAATCACCCCTACGAGCTGCCGGAGCTGATCTTTATCGAATGTAAAGCAAGCGCGGATTACGAGGCGTGGGTAAAAGAGAGTCTGATCGGTTAATCGCGTATTAGTTGATTTTGCTCCATTATTTGCAACAACTGGCAAGCGCCAAGTTCGCACGCTTTTCGAGCGTCTTTTGTAGCGCTTTTTAGATCGCCTAAATTAACGTAAGCGACTCCGCGGTTATTGTAAGCGTCCGCATAGTTCGGATCGATTTTGATCGCCTGATTGTGATCGGCGATCGCTCTGCTTAGGTCGCCTAAATTAGCGTAAGCGTTTCCGCGATTGTCGTAGG is a window of Helicobacteraceae bacterium DNA encoding:
- a CDS encoding Opr family porin codes for the protein MNAKVIVAALTAVCAPLMAADGVASASTLDEAFLKGKHGGALSAIATFGSEDDSYIYGHADLYFNTASFRNIRANIGLSGIGIWWKDDAVGDIKDKSSLHTANIGYFADQFTIAAGRQEFDLVLAPHHYQAAYGELKISPQAKILAAYIKSIALPKYDAGRFFSDYAELNEDGVFALDAVLKAGDISVNPYVYFLPDVAFWAGGKFEFNQLKTASGFALTGHLALSSEDSDSAEKDGFFLELQGDVKLNADLGFFGGFALAGSDGLGSIGASGKEWHRTGANERANRINPFWDGGCQIFSQEALTLYAGAEFERDRLWAGAMLGVTDADSETYSEINLRGEFAITRSFKAEAALITGKFGDDAPTAENPLSQTKIAGGVRYIF
- the argB gene encoding acetylglutamate kinase; the protein is MQAKVSAVKTLLDALPYIRKFYGEIIVIKYGGAAQIDPALKDKFAQDIALLSLVGMKPVVVHGGGKSITQLSERLGVKAEFRNGLRVTDRDALRVAQMALIGEINTEIVSLLNDHGAKAIGVNGKDGGFVKAVAIEALGFTGEVREVNPDLPLKLINDRFVPVIAPIASASEAAHPGFNINADTMASAIAGAIRAKKVVFMTDTAGVLDKDKNLLRSLNRADIERLKADGAIVGGMVPKVDSALEALKYGVDKAHILDGRVEHALLLEIFTSEGVSTEITR
- a CDS encoding divalent-cation tolerance protein CutA, with translation MSETKERAMILAMTTVGGDEEAQKLASELVSRRLAACASIAPNISSVYWWKGAIETSGERLVTIKTTREKIAAIEEFFKRNHPYELPELIFIECKASADYEAWVKESLIG